Part of the Tetragenococcus koreensis genome, GCGTATCTATATTGAAGTTTTCCGTGGTACGCCGATGATGGTACAAGCAATGGTCATCTTTTATGGGGTAGCTTTGCTATTTTCTATCGATATGAATCGTACAATCGCTGCTTTATTAATCGTGTCTGTCAATACAGGCGCTTATATGTCTGAAATCGTACGTGGTGGCATTTTTGCGGTTGACGAAGGACAGTTTGAAGCTGCTCAAGCGATTGGTATGACACACGGACAAAGTATGCGTAAAGTCATTTTACCTCAGGCGATCCGTAACATTTTACCTGCTATTGGGAATGAAACAGTTATCAATATCAAGGATACTGCTGTTTTAAGTGTCATCAGTGTAGGGGATCTTTTCTTCCAAGGAACCGCGGCGGCCGGAACGAACTTACTATTTTTCCAAACCTTTACGATTGTAGGAGCAATTTATCTAGTCATGACCTTAACAGCTACCGGATTATTGCGACTAATGGAAAAGAAAATGGACGGTCCCAATTCTTATAATAAAATAGAAGAAACGACTACAGGACACGAATAGGAGGTCACACATGACAGCAATTATCGAAATTAACCATTTAAAAAAGAATTTTGGCGAAAATGAAGTATTAAAAGATATTTCTACTACAGTTAATAAAGGGCAAGTGCTATCCATTATCGGAGCTTCTGGCTCAGGGAAATCGACCTTTTTACGATGCATCAACTTATTGGAAAAACCGACGGGTGGACAAATCCTTTATAAAGGCGAAAATGTGCTGGAAAAAGGATATAGCCTACCAAAATATCGTACCCATCTAGGCATGGTGTTTCAATCTTTTAACCTATTTGCCAACATGGATGTACTAGAAAATTGTATGACTGGACAGACCACTGTTTTAAACAGAAAGCCAGAGGAAGCTAAAAAGATTGCACTAGAAAATTTAAAAAACGTAGGCATGGAACAGTTTGTCTCTGCCAAACCTGCTCAATTATCTGGTGGACAAATGCAAAGAGTAGCGATTGCTCGCGCCCTTTCTATGAACCCCGACGTTCTACTTTTTGACGAACCAACTTCAGCGCTTGACCCGGAAATGATTGGTGAAGTATTAAAGACTATCCAAGACTTAGCTGAAACAGGTCTAACTATGGTTATTGTGACACATGAAATGAGCTTTGCTAAAGACGTTTCTGATCGAGTGATTTTTATGGATCAAGGCGTGATCGCCGAGCAAGGAACTCCTGAAGAAATATTTGATCATCCAAAAGAAGTTCGAACGCGAGAATTTTTACACCGAATCCGTAGTTAAATCAATAGGAACTGAAGATAAGAGATCCCGGCAATGTGAATTTTACAAACGAGTGTTGGCTTGCTTTTGCCACTACTCGTTGTAAAAGATGCAGACGTAAGCAATTTTACATGGATCATTGCTGGAAAGTATCGATTGTCCCAGTTCCTATTTTTTTGAAAATAATTTAGAAAATTAAAAAGATTTTTTCACTTTATAATTGCTATTTCTAATTGATTTTGTTAAGTTGTTAGTTATAATATTGTGAAAGAAGTTGGTTGATTTGAAAAAGAAGCTATTATTTAGAGATTATTTAACCATTGGTTCCATGCTCTTCGGCTTGTTTTTTGGCGCAGGAAATTTGATTTTCCCAGTCCATTTAGGCCAAGAAGCTGGAGCAAATATTACCGCAGCTAATTTAGGTTTACTAGCTACAGGTGTCGGCTTACCTTTTTTAGGAGTTATCGCGATGGGCGTTTCGCAAAGTAGCGGGGTATTTGAGTTGTCCTCACGAGTTAATAAACCTTATGCCTATATTTTTACTATTTTGCTTTATCTCGTTATCGGACCTTTTTTTGCTCTGCCGCGTTTGGCCACAACTTCTTATGAAATTGGGATCGCACCACACGTTCCTAGTGGGCAACAAGGTCTTGTGTTAGCGATTTTTAGTGTTTTATTTTTCGTTACAGCCTGGTGGTTTTCTAGAAAACCCTCGAAGATTCTTGATTATGTCGGTAAATTTTTAAACCCAATCTTTTTAGTTCTATTAGCTATTTTACTGATACTAGCATTTGTTAATCCGTTAGGAGGAGTCGCTAGCGCTCCTGTACATCCAGACTATTACAGTGGTGCTTTTTCAGGTGGATTTATTGAAGGCTACAATACCTTAGATGCGCTCGCTTCATTAGCGTTTGGTATTTTGATCATAGAAGCAATTAAAAATCGCGGAATCAAAGAACCTTCGACCATTGCCGTCGATACTATAAAATCTGGTACCATTAGTATTGTTTTAATGGGGATTATTTACAGTCTTTTATCTTATATGGGGACTATGAGTTTAGGTGAATTTCCTGTCAGTGAAAATGGCGGAGTTGCTTTAGCCCAAATATCTCAATATTATTTAGGCACCTATGGCAGTATCGTATTGGCGCTGATTGTTATTGTTGCTTGTTTAAAAACGGGAATTGGTTTGATTACCTCATTTTCTGAAACTTTTTCTGGGTTGTTTCCTAAATATAAATATTTATTTTTTGCAACACTCGTTAGTGCTATGGCTTGTTTATTTGCTAACGTTGGTTTAACCAAAATCATTGAATTAGCCACACCTGTCTTAATGTTTTTATATCCTTTGGCAATGACTTTGATCATTTTAGCGATTATTGGACGACTATTTAATAATGATCGTCGAGTATACCAAATTACTACCTTATTTACTTTGATTGCTTCAATTATTGACGGTTTGAATGCCGCTCCGCCAGCAGTAAGTCAAACGGGGATTGCCCAAACCTTCATTCAACTAGGCGAACAATACTTCCCGCTATTTTCAATTGGTATGGGATGGGTATTACCAGCTTTAGTCGGATTTATTATTAGTTTAGTCTGGTATGCAATTACCCGACATAAACATGCTTAACGCTCAACTATTTTATCCACCAGAAAAACTGGTGGGTATTTTTTTACAAAAAAATACCCGTTGGCGACGTAACCAACGGGAACGGAGTAAATAAAAAGTGAAAAAGTTGTTTAAGTTTACCTTGCAACTATGATTACAGTATAAAAGATAGTTATGAAGAAATTATGACTAAAAGTTATTGAAAATTATAATTTGTGCAAGTCTTACATTATCTCGCAAGTTTTACATTTTTTCCGCTAGGAGATAAAATACTAACTTTATCAATCATATTAAGAGAAATCACGCGTATTAATTGCGGATTGCTTTTTAATTTTATAGCAATTTGATCTTTATTTGTATTCTTACCTACAGTCCAACCGACAAGCACTTCAAATTTATCCACTTTTTCAGTTTTTAACTGTAGTATTAATAAACTATTTTGTAACCCAGCTTCTTGTAATTTGGCATGAATATTTGCCAAATTTTCTTTTTCAACACGTTTATCATGGTCATCGCTTAAAAAATTATCTAACAATGTAGTAGAATATAACAGAATAAATTTTCCTAGTTTATTTAAAACTTTAGGCTTTTTTTCCATAAGTTATCTCTCCTTTACATTTAAGCTTCTTCTTTAAAGCGGTTTAACCATGGCTTAAGTCCTTCCATCAGCATTCGATAGGTCTTTTCAA contains:
- a CDS encoding amino acid ABC transporter ATP-binding protein yields the protein MTAIIEINHLKKNFGENEVLKDISTTVNKGQVLSIIGASGSGKSTFLRCINLLEKPTGGQILYKGENVLEKGYSLPKYRTHLGMVFQSFNLFANMDVLENCMTGQTTVLNRKPEEAKKIALENLKNVGMEQFVSAKPAQLSGGQMQRVAIARALSMNPDVLLFDEPTSALDPEMIGEVLKTIQDLAETGLTMVIVTHEMSFAKDVSDRVIFMDQGVIAEQGTPEEIFDHPKEVRTREFLHRIRS
- the brnQ gene encoding branched-chain amino acid transport system II carrier protein, producing the protein MKKKLLFRDYLTIGSMLFGLFFGAGNLIFPVHLGQEAGANITAANLGLLATGVGLPFLGVIAMGVSQSSGVFELSSRVNKPYAYIFTILLYLVIGPFFALPRLATTSYEIGIAPHVPSGQQGLVLAIFSVLFFVTAWWFSRKPSKILDYVGKFLNPIFLVLLAILLILAFVNPLGGVASAPVHPDYYSGAFSGGFIEGYNTLDALASLAFGILIIEAIKNRGIKEPSTIAVDTIKSGTISIVLMGIIYSLLSYMGTMSLGEFPVSENGGVALAQISQYYLGTYGSIVLALIVIVACLKTGIGLITSFSETFSGLFPKYKYLFFATLVSAMACLFANVGLTKIIELATPVLMFLYPLAMTLIILAIIGRLFNNDRRVYQITTLFTLIASIIDGLNAAPPAVSQTGIAQTFIQLGEQYFPLFSIGMGWVLPALVGFIISLVWYAITRHKHA